AGATGATGCCAGGTCAAATGGGCGATCCGTATGGTCAGTACGGTCAGATGATGCCAGGTCAAATGGGCGATCCGTATGGTCAGTACGGTCAGATGATGCCAGGCCAAATGCGCGATCCGTACGGTCAATATGATCAGATGCTGCCAGGCCAAATGGGCGATCCGTATGGTCAGTATGGTCAGATGATGCCAGGTCAAATGGCTGACCCTAACGCTCAATATATGCCTTACGATTACTCTGGGTGGCCGCAGGCAGAATATAGAACACAAAATGAAGCAGAAGATCCACAACCTTATACGGCACCGCAAAATTACACATATCCATATCCTGGATATGATGAGGGTCAAGAAGATGATGAGTAATACGTCCGAAGGCGATTTCAAGAGGAATCGTCTTTTTTTTGAAGCCAATCAAGCATTTGGTTTTTATCACCCAAAAGTGGCGGCATTGAAAGGACACATTTTTTTAGTTGAAAGCTTAGGGGCGTCTTGGGTCATTAAAGGATATGACGATGAGGAGCGAGCTTTACGGCAGTTGAACATTGCAAAGGCATTGAAGCAGGAAGGCTTCTCGAAGGGGCTTACCTATCAACGGTTTCCATCGGGGAAATATATTGTTTATGGGCAAGGGCTGTATTGGCTATGTATGGAGCAGTTGCAAAAAAGAAGAGAGGTTCACTTTCGCTCAAGTAAGGATCGTCAAGGGGTTAGTGAATTATTGCATCGGTTTCATAAAGAGGCACGACAGATTCAATCTTTGGATTTACCGGCATATGCGTTGCTTTCACATTGGGAGCGACGTTTTGATCGTTTTACGAAGTCTCATAGTTTAAGTCAATTTAATGAAGCTTTAGGAGGGCATACGACGAAGGCGCTATT
Above is a genomic segment from Litoribacterium kuwaitense containing:
- a CDS encoding aminoglycoside phosphotransferase family protein, with the protein product MMSNTSEGDFKRNRLFFEANQAFGFYHPKVAALKGHIFLVESLGASWVIKGYDDEERALRQLNIAKALKQEGFSKGLTYQRFPSGKYIVYGQGLYWLCMEQLQKRREVHFRSSKDRQGVSELLHRFHKEARQIQSLDLPAYALLSHWERRFDRFTKSHSLSQFNEALGGHTTKALLKAGDEALDRLQKEPLREMEKKAVRQKQWIHRDTASHNFIIISENQYYLIDFDLASTGPVGYDWLQLATRFLPWLDWSFAALAEEPYFAPYMDQSWFLAGLLYPSDVYRDWHVSQQKKSHRSIQWFLKMHSFEKRLRFIADVRKTLG